In one Zalophus californianus isolate mZalCal1 chromosome 10, mZalCal1.pri.v2, whole genome shotgun sequence genomic region, the following are encoded:
- the FZD9 gene encoding LOW QUALITY PROTEIN: frizzled-9 (The sequence of the model RefSeq protein was modified relative to this genomic sequence to represent the inferred CDS: deleted 1 base in 1 codon), whose protein sequence is MAVPPLRRALLLWQLLAAGGAALEIGRFDPERGRGPAPCQAVEIPMCRGIGYNLTRMPNLLGHTSQGEAAAELAEFAPLVQYGCHSHLRFFLCSLYAPMCTDQVSTPIPACRPMCEQARLRCAPIMEQFNFGWPDSLDCARLPTRNDPHALCMEAPENATAGPAEPHKGLGMLPVAPRPARPPRRPRLGPGGGGGGGGGGGTCENPDKFQYVEKSRSCAPRCGPGVEVFWSRRDKDFALVWMAVWSALCFFSTAFTVLTFLLEPHRFQYPERPIIFLSMCYNVYSLAFLIRAVAGAQSVACDQEAGALYVIQEGLENTGCTLVFLLLYYFGMASSLWWVVLTLTWFLAAGKKWGHEAIEAHGSYFHMAAWGLPALKTIVILTLRKVAGDELTGLCYVASMDAAALTGFVLVPLSCYLVLGTSFLLTGFVALFHIRKIMKTGGTNTEKLEKLMVKIGVFSILYTVPATCVIVCYVYERLNMDFWRLRATEQPCSAASMPGGRRDCSLPGGSVPTVAVFMLKIFMSLVVGITSGVWVWSSKTFQTWQSLCHRKMGAGRARAKACRAPGGYGRGTHCHYKAPTVVLHMTKTDPSLENPTHL, encoded by the exons ATGGCCGTGCCGCCGCTCCGCCGGGCGCTGCTGCTGTGGCAGCTGCTGGCGGCGGGCGGCGCGGCGCTGGAGATCGGCCGTTTCGACCCGGAGCGCGGGCGCGGGCCGGCGCCCTGCCAGGCGGTGGAGATCCCCATGTGCCGCGGCATCGGCTACAACCTGACCCGCATGCCCAACCTGCTGGGCCACACGTCGCAGGGCGAGGCGGCCGCGGAGCTGGCCGAGTTTGCGCCGCTCGTGCAGTACGGCTGCCACAGCCACCTGCGCTTCTTCCTGTGCTCGCTGTACGCGCCCATGTGCACCGACCAGGTCTCGACGCCCATCCCCGCCTGCCGGCCCATGTGCGAGCAGGCGCGCCTGCGCTGCGCGCCCATCATGGAGCAGTTCAACTTCGGCTGGCCCGACTCGCTGGACTGCGCCCGGCTGCCCACGCGCAACGACCCGCACGCGCTCTGCATGGAGGCGCCCGAGAACGCCACGGCGGGCCCCGCCGAGCCCCACAAGGGCCTGGGCATGCTGCCCGTGGCGCCCCGGCCCGCGCGGCCCCCCCGGCGACCCCGCCTCGGG CcggggggaggcggcggcggcggcggcggcggcggcacctGCGAGAACCCGGATAAGTTCCAGTACGTGGAGAAGAGCCGCTCGTGCGCGCCGCGCTGCGGGCCGGGCGTCGAGGTGTTCTGGTCGCGGCGCGACAAGGACTTCGCGCTCGTCTGGATGGCCGTGTGGTCGGCGCTGTGCTTCTTCTCCACGGCCTTCACCGTGCTCACCTTCCTGCTGGAGCCCCACCGCTTCCAGTACCCCGAGCGCCCCATCATCTTCCTGTCCATGTGCTACAACGTCTACTCGCTGGCCTTCCTCATCCGCGCGGTGGCGGGCGCCCAGAGCGTGGCCTGCGACCAGGAGGCGGGCGCGCTCTACGTGATCCAGGAGGGGCTGGAGAACACGGGCTGCACCCTCGTCTTCCTGCTGCTCTACTACTTCGGCATGGCCAGCTCGCTGTGGTGGGTGGTGCTGACCCTCACCTGGTTCCTGGCGGCCGGCAAGAAGTGGGGCCACGAGGCCATCGAGGCCCATGGCAGCTACTTCCACATGGCGGCCTGGGGCCTGCCGGCCCTCAAGACCATCGTCATCCTGACGCTGCGCAAGGTGGCCGGGGACGAGCTCACGGGGCTCTGCTACGTGGCCAGCATGGATGCGGCTGCACTGACCGGCTTCGTGCTTGTGCCCCTCTCCTGCTACCTGGTGCTGGGCACCAGCTTCCTCCTGACGGGCTTCGTGGCCCTCTTCCACATCCGCAAGATCATGAAGACAGGTGGCACCAACACGGAGAAGCTGGAGAAGCTCATGGTCAAGATTGGGGTCTTCTCCATCCTCTACACGGTGCCTGCCACCTGCGTCATCGTGTGCTACGTCTATGAACGCCTCAACATGGACTTCTGGCGCCTTCGGGCCACAGAGCAGCCCTGCTCGGCAGCCAGCATGCCCGGGGGCCGGAGGGACTGCTCGCTGCCGGGGGGCTCGGTGCCCACCGTGGCTGTCTTTATGCTCAAAATCTTCATGTCGCTGGTGGTGGGCATCACCAGCGGCGTCTGGGTATGGAGCTCCAAGACTTTCCAGACCTGGCAGAGCCTGTGCCACCGCAAGATGGGAGCTGGCCGGGCCCGGGCAAAGGCCTGCCGGGCGCCCGGGGGCTACGGCCGTGGCACCCACTGCCACTACAAGGCCCCCACCGTGGTCTTGCACATGACTAAGACGGAcccttctctggagaaccccacGCACCTCTAG